A single genomic interval of Longimicrobiales bacterium harbors:
- the dacB gene encoding D-alanyl-D-alanine carboxypeptidase/D-alanyl-D-alanine-endopeptidase gives MRAFHPLLLTAVLVQLGCASRGAVVTPPVQRSLAAVIDSITMQSPLHRTSWGILVQDAASGRVLYARNPEKHFIPASNTKLVIGVVAFGKFGADWRYRTPLLLGGRSADSAATLIMAGSGDPTWSERFHDSAAAPLDSMAALVAASGVRTIGALVLDVSRFRDELVNGSWEVGDLPGIYAPPIEAIAAADGTFDLVVTGGAVPGDPAGVTVAGPLTQPLRADLTTDTAGARTSLSIDYTARRDTIYVTGTAGAGTVDTLTRAVTQPARSVGGALVELLGKRGIRVDSVVVVRDSARAGALRAEAAVIAEWHSPPMRDIVAVILRPSQNWVAEQVLKSLGSEFAGDGSWRGGIGVEREYLYSAAGVDSLAVNLRDGSGMSAQNLLSPDATVQMLLHARAQPWAEAFRDALAAPGLEGTTLAGRLEPLAGRVFGKTGTISNVNALSGYLVAADGRDIVFSILTNGTGLPSGMVRSAMDDIVLAVARAVDADGSNIELERAGGGQ, from the coding sequence ATGCGTGCCTTTCACCCCCTGCTTCTCACGGCTGTCCTGGTCCAGCTGGGCTGCGCGAGCCGCGGCGCCGTGGTGACGCCTCCGGTGCAGCGATCGCTCGCGGCGGTCATCGATTCCATCACGATGCAGTCGCCGCTGCACCGCACGTCGTGGGGCATACTGGTGCAGGATGCCGCCAGCGGGCGGGTCCTGTATGCACGCAATCCGGAGAAGCATTTCATTCCCGCATCGAACACCAAGCTGGTGATCGGCGTGGTAGCATTCGGGAAATTCGGCGCCGACTGGCGCTATCGCACACCGCTGCTGCTGGGCGGGCGGAGCGCCGACAGCGCGGCGACTCTGATCATGGCGGGGAGCGGCGACCCGACGTGGTCGGAACGGTTCCACGACTCGGCGGCCGCGCCGCTCGACTCCATGGCAGCGCTCGTCGCCGCGAGCGGTGTGCGGACGATCGGCGCGCTGGTGCTCGACGTCTCCCGATTCCGCGACGAGCTGGTGAATGGCTCGTGGGAGGTGGGGGATCTGCCGGGCATCTATGCACCACCCATCGAGGCGATTGCAGCGGCAGACGGCACATTCGACCTGGTGGTGACAGGCGGGGCAGTGCCCGGCGATCCGGCGGGCGTCACGGTCGCGGGGCCGCTGACGCAGCCGCTGCGCGCAGATCTCACGACGGACACGGCTGGCGCTCGCACGTCCCTGAGCATCGACTACACGGCGCGGCGCGACACCATTTACGTCACGGGCACCGCGGGCGCGGGTACGGTGGATACGCTGACCCGCGCGGTGACGCAGCCGGCACGCTCGGTCGGGGGCGCGCTCGTGGAGCTGCTCGGAAAGCGTGGTATCCGAGTGGACTCGGTGGTGGTGGTCCGCGACTCCGCCCGGGCCGGCGCGCTGCGCGCCGAAGCGGCAGTGATCGCGGAATGGCACTCACCGCCGATGCGCGACATTGTCGCCGTGATTCTGCGGCCGAGTCAGAACTGGGTGGCCGAGCAGGTGCTGAAGTCGCTCGGCAGCGAGTTTGCGGGCGACGGCTCGTGGCGCGGAGGTATCGGGGTCGAGCGCGAGTACCTCTACAGCGCTGCCGGCGTCGATTCCCTGGCGGTCAACCTGCGCGATGGATCCGGCATGTCGGCCCAGAACCTGCTCTCTCCGGATGCGACCGTGCAGATGCTGCTGCACGCCCGTGCGCAGCCGTGGGCGGAGGCCTTTCGCGATGCGCTGGCAGCTCCCGGTCTCGAGGGCACCACGCTCGCCGGCCGGCTCGAGCCGCTGGCCGGCCGCGTCTTCGGCAAGACGGGAACGATCTCCAACGTCAATGCGCTGAGCGGCTACCTCGTTGCGGCGGACGGACGCGACATCGTGTTCTCCATTCTGACAAACGGCACCGGACTCCCCTCCGGAATGGTCCGCAGTGCCATGGACGACATCGTGCTCGCCGTCGCGCGCGCGGTGGATGCAGACGGTTCGAACATCGAGCTCGAGAGAGCGGGAGGCGGACAATGA
- a CDS encoding patatin-like phospholipase family protein — protein MAAERVTLVLGGGGMKGLAHVGAWRAVLESGIKVSEIVGTSIGALIGACIAGGLEHERLVSLARALLRTDIVVLNRWALLFNGIRQPSVFRDDTFRAYIESVLPATTFAELSIPLSMNAVDLESGRQEWFGAGGLMDVPLAEAVYASCALPVFYPPAEINGRYFVDGGVIDALPVGRAAERGADRIIAVDVGAGQAGDAVGTVEKGMVAIHQRVMQIMGYARKRAHLDAHGSASITYIRPHLDGYDTFDFTSTEYFLAEGYRAVHEALSGATDEPREAAG, from the coding sequence TTGGCAGCAGAACGAGTGACACTGGTCCTGGGCGGGGGCGGGATGAAGGGGCTCGCGCACGTCGGGGCCTGGCGGGCGGTGCTGGAAAGCGGGATCAAGGTTTCGGAGATCGTTGGCACCAGCATCGGGGCCCTGATCGGTGCGTGCATTGCCGGCGGCCTGGAGCATGAACGGCTGGTATCCCTGGCGCGGGCGCTCCTGCGTACGGACATCGTGGTACTGAACAGGTGGGCGCTGTTGTTCAACGGGATCCGGCAGCCGAGCGTGTTCCGGGACGATACGTTCCGCGCCTACATCGAGTCGGTCCTGCCCGCGACGACGTTCGCGGAGCTGTCGATCCCGCTATCCATGAACGCGGTGGACCTCGAGAGCGGGCGCCAGGAGTGGTTCGGTGCGGGGGGACTCATGGACGTCCCGCTGGCCGAGGCCGTCTACGCGTCATGCGCGCTTCCAGTCTTCTATCCGCCGGCGGAGATCAACGGACGCTATTTCGTGGATGGCGGCGTCATCGATGCGCTGCCGGTCGGCCGGGCAGCCGAGCGGGGGGCCGATCGCATCATTGCCGTGGATGTGGGAGCCGGCCAGGCGGGCGACGCGGTGGGCACCGTCGAGAAGGGCATGGTGGCGATCCATCAGCGCGTCATGCAGATCATGGGCTACGCCCGTAAGCGCGCCCACCTCGACGCTCATGGCTCCGCCAGCATCACCTACATCCGGCCGCACCTCGATGGCTACGACACCTTCGACTTCACCAGTACCGAATACTTCCTGGCCGAAGGGTACCGCGCCGTGCACGAGGCGCTCAGCGGCGCCACCGACGAACCCCGCGAAGCCGCCGGCTGA
- a CDS encoding GNAT family N-acetyltransferase translates to MHSGFTIRPLADYQEMKRAVDFQRVIWGSSFNELVPAVVFWATTRTGGIAAGAFDGHGAMLGLIFGITGWDGERPLHWSDMLGVHPDARGRGIGLALKQYQRERLLEAGVTLVQWTFDPLEARNAHINFARLGATAHEYIRDCYGASTSPLHRGIGTDRLVAEWRLDSDRVRRRMGGEDAGETTVEEALLINPEGEPLRLDLVGPHLWLRIPPDIQALKERDAVAARRWREHTRAALEAYLGRGYEVRDMVRGADESRYVLSST, encoded by the coding sequence ATGCACTCCGGCTTCACGATCCGGCCGCTCGCCGACTACCAGGAGATGAAGCGGGCGGTCGATTTCCAGCGCGTCATCTGGGGCAGCAGCTTCAATGAGCTGGTGCCCGCCGTCGTCTTCTGGGCCACGACCAGAACCGGCGGCATCGCTGCCGGCGCCTTCGATGGGCACGGGGCCATGCTGGGCCTCATCTTCGGCATCACCGGCTGGGACGGCGAGCGGCCGCTTCATTGGTCCGACATGCTGGGCGTACATCCCGACGCGCGCGGACGCGGCATCGGACTCGCCCTCAAACAGTACCAGCGCGAGCGACTCCTCGAAGCGGGCGTCACCCTCGTCCAGTGGACGTTCGATCCCCTCGAGGCACGCAACGCCCACATCAATTTCGCCCGGCTCGGCGCGACCGCCCACGAATACATCCGCGACTGCTACGGCGCCAGCACATCCCCTCTGCACCGCGGGATCGGCACGGACCGTCTGGTGGCCGAATGGCGGCTGGACTCCGATCGCGTACGGCGTCGTATGGGGGGCGAGGACGCCGGTGAGACGACCGTGGAGGAGGCCCTGCTGATCAACCCCGAGGGTGAGCCCCTGCGACTCGACCTCGTCGGCCCGCACCTGTGGCTGCGGATCCCACCGGACATCCAGGCGCTGAAGGAGCGCGATGCCGTCGCAGCGCGCCGCTGGCGCGAGCACACGCGCGCCGCGCTGGAGGCCTATCTGGGACGCGGGTATGAGGTACGGGATATGGTCAGGGGAGCGGATGAAAGCCGGTACGTGCTGAGCTCGACCTGA
- the sufC gene encoding Fe-S cluster assembly ATPase SufC: MSEPLLKIENLHAVVAEDGSEILRGVDLEIGAGEIHAIMGPNGSGKSTLSKVLSGHPAYEVTDGSVTFKGEDLLELEVDERARAGIFLAFQYPVDIPGVSIANFLRTAVQANNPDEEVDIFDFQEDLLERMALLEMDRTFAERSVNDGFSGGEKKRNEILQLALLKPTLAVLDETDSGLDIDALKVVSAGVNKLHEERPEMSFLLITHYQRILNYIRPDHVHVMVAGRIARSGGFELAEELEASGYEGFREPVSA; the protein is encoded by the coding sequence ATGAGTGAGCCACTGCTGAAGATAGAGAACCTGCACGCCGTTGTGGCGGAGGACGGATCGGAGATTCTGCGCGGTGTCGATCTGGAGATCGGCGCGGGGGAGATCCACGCGATCATGGGGCCGAACGGCTCGGGCAAGAGCACGCTGTCGAAGGTGCTGAGCGGGCACCCTGCCTACGAGGTGACGGACGGCTCGGTAACGTTCAAGGGTGAGGACCTGCTGGAGCTCGAGGTGGATGAGCGCGCGCGCGCGGGCATCTTCCTGGCGTTCCAGTACCCGGTCGACATCCCGGGCGTCTCGATCGCGAACTTCCTCCGGACGGCGGTCCAGGCGAACAACCCGGACGAGGAAGTCGACATCTTCGATTTCCAGGAGGACCTGCTGGAGCGGATGGCTCTGCTCGAGATGGATCGGACGTTCGCGGAACGGAGTGTAAACGACGGGTTCAGCGGTGGTGAGAAGAAGCGGAACGAGATCCTGCAGCTCGCGCTGCTGAAGCCAACGCTCGCGGTGCTGGACGAGACCGACTCGGGTCTGGACATCGACGCGCTGAAGGTAGTGTCGGCGGGCGTGAACAAGCTGCACGAAGAGCGGCCGGAGATGTCGTTCCTGCTGATCACGCACTATCAGCGCATTCTGAATTACATCCGGCCGGATCACGTGCACGTGATGGTGGCCGGCCGCATCGCGCGTTCGGGCGGCTTCGAGCTGGCGGAGGAGCTGGAGGCATCCGGCTACGAGGGGTTCCGCGAGCCGGTGAGCGCCTGA
- a CDS encoding heterodisulfide reductase-related iron-sulfur binding cluster — MDPETAGGPVEELRREEAGLLACVHCGFCLNACPTYTRLGHEGDSPRGRLDLMRAVMEGRLEPDDEAFRTHIDRCLGCRACEPVCPSGVPYGFLLERARSAIAQSAGVDPSSRLLIAAYTGPLRSIVTLGSRALRDSGLARALARFAPRRLASMRFGLAMLASSAPSPRLLRSERAAVQGHADARSQTDESAPAPRDAAGTDAIHTVPSGEAQAPDMEADIAPDAERAFAEPHGLMGAYPGATAATPADATRVAVRRLKVGMLRGCVQESLFARVNRATVRVLKANGCEVVPVPSQVCCGALDAHAGRLERARALARANIAAFERAGVDAVVVNAAGCGAMMKEYEDQLRHDPEWAGRAEAFVRKVRDISEFLLERPLRRGGAVPLRVTYDAPCHLHHAQRIREAPLRLLDSVPGLERVPLKDADECCGGAGLYGVHHPELGGRILSDKIAAVKATGAEAVLTPNPGCMMQIGAGLLLEGVEAVVLHPIEILDESYRRAGKEAAE, encoded by the coding sequence TGCATGTCCCACCTACACCCGGCTCGGCCATGAAGGTGACTCGCCGCGCGGTCGCCTGGACCTCATGCGCGCCGTCATGGAGGGCAGGCTCGAGCCGGATGACGAGGCGTTCCGGACGCACATCGACCGCTGCCTCGGGTGCCGCGCCTGCGAGCCAGTCTGTCCCTCCGGCGTCCCCTATGGCTTCCTGCTCGAGCGGGCCCGTTCCGCCATTGCGCAGTCCGCAGGAGTGGACCCATCGAGCAGGCTCCTCATCGCCGCCTATACGGGGCCGCTCCGCTCGATCGTTACGCTCGGCTCGCGGGCTCTGCGCGACAGCGGCCTTGCCCGCGCTCTGGCCCGCTTCGCGCCACGCCGGCTGGCGAGCATGCGGTTCGGGCTGGCCATGCTGGCGTCCTCCGCTCCGTCGCCGCGGCTCCTGAGGAGCGAACGTGCCGCAGTCCAGGGCCATGCAGACGCGCGGTCGCAGACCGACGAATCCGCGCCCGCACCACGTGACGCCGCAGGGACCGATGCCATCCATACGGTACCGTCCGGAGAGGCACAGGCGCCTGACATGGAGGCGGACATTGCACCGGACGCAGAGCGTGCCTTTGCGGAGCCGCATGGGCTCATGGGCGCGTATCCGGGCGCGACGGCGGCCACGCCGGCGGACGCGACGCGCGTGGCCGTGCGGCGATTGAAGGTGGGAATGCTGAGGGGCTGCGTGCAGGAGTCGCTGTTCGCCCGGGTCAACCGTGCGACGGTGCGGGTACTGAAGGCGAACGGCTGCGAGGTAGTGCCCGTCCCGTCGCAGGTGTGCTGCGGGGCGCTGGACGCGCATGCGGGTCGGCTGGAGCGGGCCCGGGCGCTGGCGCGGGCGAATATCGCGGCGTTCGAGCGGGCGGGTGTCGACGCGGTAGTGGTAAACGCGGCGGGCTGCGGCGCGATGATGAAGGAATACGAGGATCAGCTGCGCCACGACCCGGAGTGGGCGGGGCGGGCGGAGGCGTTCGTCAGGAAGGTGCGTGACATCTCCGAGTTTCTGCTGGAGCGTCCGCTCCGCCGTGGCGGAGCGGTGCCGCTGCGTGTGACGTATGACGCGCCCTGTCACCTGCATCACGCGCAGCGGATTCGCGAAGCGCCGCTGCGGCTGCTGGATAGTGTGCCGGGGCTGGAGCGCGTGCCGTTGAAGGACGCGGACGAGTGCTGCGGCGGCGCCGGGCTGTACGGGGTTCATCACCCGGAGCTGGGCGGCAGGATTCTGAGCGACAAGATCGCGGCAGTGAAGGCGACGGGGGCCGAGGCGGTGCTGACGCCGAATCCCGGCTGCATGATGCAGATCGGGGCGGGGCTGCTGCTGGAGGGCGTGGAGGCGGTCGTGCTGCATCCGATCGAGATCCTGGACGAAAGCTACCGGCGTGCCGGTAAGGAAGCGGCGGAGTGA
- a CDS encoding phosphatase PAP2 family protein produces the protein MNLRGPFNPRPGSAAAKLFRQLSGRFREGREAVGDEAWRRWWRRMALGAAGMLVLRVTLRYAAVWALANGWLDWEAGFLLWLGSDAPLGFSTAVFLQTPGSDPTLVILIALTAGIAAWVRRPLVSLSIVLSALVPDLVGRFGWLIWSRARPDLLYEGVASPGFHAFPSGHTSKTVAVYGFLTLLWLRASGSMAERVLAILLLGVIAVVVPVGRMAMGVHWPSDVMAGFVIGTVWLAILSRADRPPAVAG, from the coding sequence GTGAATCTCCGCGGCCCCTTCAATCCGCGGCCGGGCAGCGCGGCGGCAAAGCTGTTCCGGCAGCTGTCCGGCCGGTTCCGGGAGGGTCGTGAAGCCGTCGGCGACGAGGCGTGGCGTCGCTGGTGGCGCCGCATGGCACTGGGCGCGGCCGGCATGCTCGTGCTGAGGGTGACGCTCAGGTACGCCGCCGTATGGGCCCTGGCGAACGGCTGGCTGGACTGGGAGGCGGGGTTCCTGCTGTGGCTCGGGTCGGACGCGCCGCTGGGGTTCAGCACGGCCGTATTCCTGCAGACGCCGGGCAGCGACCCCACGCTGGTCATCCTGATCGCGCTGACGGCGGGTATCGCGGCCTGGGTGCGGCGGCCGCTGGTCAGCCTGAGCATCGTGCTGTCTGCGCTGGTCCCGGATCTGGTGGGCCGGTTCGGCTGGCTGATCTGGTCGCGGGCGCGCCCGGATCTGCTGTACGAGGGCGTGGCCTCCCCCGGCTTTCACGCCTTCCCGTCCGGCCACACGTCGAAGACGGTAGCCGTTTACGGATTCCTGACGTTGCTGTGGCTGCGTGCGTCCGGCAGCATGGCCGAGAGGGTTCTTGCGATACTGCTGCTGGGCGTGATCGCTGTCGTGGTGCCGGTCGGCCGAATGGCGATGGGGGTCCACTGGCCGTCGGACGTGATGGCCGGGTTCGTCATCGGGACGGTATGGCTCGCGATCCTGAGCCGGGCGGACCGACCGCCGGCCGTCGCGGGCTGA
- a CDS encoding M20/M25/M40 family metallo-hydrolase translates to MNEIEQYLGMTSSQAVARVLARSRSYVERETPSGAAADIAALGGEIRRDLEACGARVEVIEAPGAGVNLHARMPGSDVQHAPVVVLTHMDTVHAKGTLERRPLRVEDGRAYGPGIYDMKTGIALVIEALTWLDERGRTPQRPIEVLVTCDEEVGSHSSRQLIEDSARRAAAVLVPEPCRPDGGVKTFRKGVATYEIEALGVAAHAGIDGELAVSATAELVRAAVSVLDLADHSRGTTLNIGQISGGTASNVVAEHALAIVDVRIAEPPEGDRVHEAMTSLKAHNPKAELKVRRSEERPPLVRTDAVAGLYEEARRHAEALGVALGEGGTGGGSDGSFAAAVGAATLDGLGAQGGGAHAADEHIVLDDLPFRFALMARLLESL, encoded by the coding sequence GTGAACGAGATCGAGCAGTATCTGGGCATGACGTCATCGCAGGCGGTCGCGCGCGTGCTGGCGCGCTCCCGCTCGTACGTGGAGCGGGAGACGCCGAGCGGCGCTGCGGCAGACATTGCTGCGCTGGGCGGGGAGATCCGGCGGGACCTGGAGGCGTGCGGCGCCCGGGTGGAGGTCATCGAAGCTCCCGGCGCCGGCGTCAATCTGCACGCGCGGATGCCCGGGTCGGACGTGCAGCATGCGCCGGTTGTCGTGCTCACCCACATGGACACCGTTCATGCGAAGGGCACACTGGAGCGGCGCCCGCTGCGCGTAGAAGACGGACGCGCATACGGTCCGGGCATCTACGACATGAAGACGGGAATCGCGCTCGTGATCGAAGCGCTGACCTGGCTGGACGAGCGCGGTCGCACGCCGCAGCGGCCGATCGAGGTGCTCGTCACCTGCGACGAGGAGGTCGGATCTCATTCGTCGCGACAGCTGATCGAGGACAGCGCCCGCCGCGCCGCGGCCGTCCTCGTGCCCGAGCCGTGCAGGCCTGACGGCGGCGTGAAGACGTTCCGGAAGGGCGTGGCGACCTACGAGATCGAGGCGCTCGGCGTCGCGGCGCACGCCGGCATCGACGGCGAGCTGGCGGTGAGCGCGACGGCCGAGCTGGTACGGGCGGCGGTGTCGGTCCTGGACCTGGCGGACCACTCCCGCGGCACGACCCTCAATATCGGGCAGATCAGCGGCGGCACGGCATCCAATGTGGTCGCGGAGCATGCCCTGGCGATTGTGGACGTGAGGATTGCCGAGCCGCCGGAGGGCGATCGCGTGCATGAGGCCATGACGTCGCTCAAAGCTCATAACCCCAAGGCGGAACTCAAGGTGCGCAGGTCCGAGGAGAGGCCCCCGCTCGTCCGCACGGACGCTGTTGCCGGACTCTACGAGGAGGCGCGCCGCCACGCGGAGGCGCTCGGCGTCGCGCTCGGCGAAGGCGGCACGGGGGGCGGCAGCGATGGCAGCTTTGCTGCCGCGGTCGGCGCGGCGACCCTCGACGGCCTCGGGGCACAGGGCGGGGGCGCGCATGCAGCCGATGAGCACATCGTCCTCGATGACCTGCCGTTCAGGTTTGCTCTCATGGCCCGGCTGCTCGAGTCCCTCTGA
- a CDS encoding pyridoxal-dependent decarboxylase, giving the protein MREESSSPAVGRTTSVTASAEPADMSPDELRRHGHAVMDRIADYIAHPERWPVLPDIRPGMLREQLPTEAPATGEPMDRILADFDRLILPHTTHWNHPGFFAYFGISGSGPGILGEALTAALNVNAMLWRTGPAATELEEVTLGWLRTMTGLDPAFEGTINDTASSSTLHALAAAREADPSLRIREAGLAGRSDVPPLRVYGSAEAHSSVDKAVLTLGMGLSGLRHIPVNAQQEMDVAALEAAVAEDLAAGIRPIAVVATVGTTSTTAIDPVPAIANVCRRHRLWLHVDAAYGGAAAILPELRHVLDGCDRADSIVINPHKWLFVPIDCSILYTRRPDVLKRAFSLVPEYLTTTDPSDTRNLMDYGVALGRRFRALKLWFVLRHFGTRGMQERVRHHIDMAQSFAQWVDEDASFERLAPTRFSVVAFRYRPQDGSGEERLDELNMQLLQRLNESGEVFLSHTRVGGSYALRLAIGNIRTTSAHVARAWQLAREAAESLS; this is encoded by the coding sequence ATGCGTGAAGAGTCCAGCTCACCGGCTGTCGGTCGCACCACTTCAGTGACCGCTTCCGCCGAACCGGCGGACATGTCCCCCGACGAGCTCCGCAGGCACGGCCACGCCGTGATGGATCGCATCGCGGACTACATCGCCCATCCCGAACGCTGGCCCGTCCTGCCGGATATCCGGCCCGGCATGCTCCGCGAGCAGCTTCCGACCGAAGCCCCTGCCACCGGCGAGCCGATGGACCGCATCCTCGCGGACTTCGACCGCCTGATACTGCCCCACACCACACACTGGAATCATCCCGGTTTCTTTGCCTATTTCGGCATCAGCGGGTCCGGCCCCGGCATCCTGGGCGAGGCCCTGACCGCCGCTCTCAACGTCAACGCCATGTTGTGGCGTACGGGACCGGCCGCAACCGAGCTGGAGGAAGTCACGCTCGGCTGGCTTCGCACCATGACCGGCCTCGATCCGGCTTTCGAGGGCACCATCAACGACACCGCTTCCAGCAGCACGCTGCACGCGCTCGCCGCGGCCCGCGAGGCCGACCCGTCCCTGCGCATCCGGGAGGCCGGTCTGGCCGGCCGCTCGGACGTTCCTCCCCTGCGCGTGTACGGCTCGGCGGAGGCGCATTCGAGCGTGGACAAGGCCGTTCTCACTCTCGGCATGGGCCTCTCCGGGCTGCGGCACATCCCGGTCAACGCACAGCAGGAGATGGACGTCGCCGCGCTCGAGGCCGCCGTCGCCGAGGACCTTGCCGCGGGTATCCGGCCGATCGCCGTCGTCGCGACGGTCGGCACGACGTCGACGACCGCCATCGATCCGGTGCCGGCCATTGCCAATGTGTGCCGTCGCCACCGGCTCTGGCTGCACGTGGACGCTGCCTACGGCGGAGCCGCCGCCATCCTGCCCGAGCTTCGCCACGTGCTGGATGGCTGCGATCGCGCCGACTCCATCGTGATCAACCCGCACAAGTGGCTCTTCGTGCCGATCGACTGCTCCATTCTCTATACGAGGAGACCGGACGTGCTGAAGCGCGCGTTCAGTCTGGTGCCGGAATACCTGACGACCACTGACCCGTCGGACACCCGGAACCTGATGGACTACGGCGTCGCCCTCGGCCGGCGCTTCCGGGCCCTCAAGCTCTGGTTCGTGCTCCGGCATTTCGGCACCCGGGGAATGCAGGAGCGCGTGCGCCACCACATCGACATGGCACAATCCTTTGCACAATGGGTGGACGAGGACGCCTCCTTCGAGCGACTCGCGCCGACGCGTTTCTCGGTCGTCGCGTTCCGTTACAGGCCGCAGGACGGCTCCGGCGAGGAACGGTTGGATGAGCTGAATATGCAGTTGCTGCAACGACTTAACGAATCAGGCGAGGTGTTCCTGTCCCATACGCGCGTCGGCGGCAGCTACGCACTCCGCCTCGCCATCGGCAACATCCGGACGACGTCCGCCCACGTGGCGCGGGCATGGCAACTTGCGAGGGAAGCCGCAGAAAGCCTGTCGTAA
- a CDS encoding sensor domain-containing diguanylate cyclase: MATCEGSRRKPVVRQGETLTTHALERADEGLRAPFALAIWSASVAAVLIYLLPAGGTVRTVLVASLLILAPLAALASALAAARAVSRAMAGPWIMLAAAGAVAALGQMHWHDVGQPMESWHALVDVASITLVALGLGWILHQRDRERIIEIALDGGLVLGTATVLTLRWSPAVRTVLAGSGEWSGPEQIGAFAAPIAAGCAFLFGMVLLLVRGISPAAVAAAAIAAATAGFGFSIAPLALGMGPCCGAADPAGLAFVLAWFSLAYAGFRVQTVGPGAFLSDGNGTAGRRLRMVVAPAVAVVMGGVIIDSTRTGPLHSVTAFALALLGLILALRVSQLLHDTRTQSAERVQLAQSRTMIEVSQALAGTTSLDETLDLITQHAVRLLRGRAAIIELLTPDRRHLEFFAVHGLPRDLLHLRFPVDGSFTGWVVAHGRARTAVDPHTDPYIQVEALPYLDRSPIAAAPLCYRDVTLGALSCVGSYPFDEADLALLTALADQAAVAIENARLFEQVHQLSMTDPLTGLPNRRQLERDLAREFSAAGRGRGLAVVMFDLNGFKMYNDRHGHVAGDEVLRMFSRALAGETRAMNLAARYGGDEFIALLTDTDAPGARAFIARLRRAFPGPGVTDLDFSAGYAVFDPAMRTPEDLVAAADRALYDAKSRKPLPAGG; encoded by the coding sequence ATGGCAACTTGCGAGGGAAGCCGCAGAAAGCCTGTCGTAAGGCAGGGGGAGACTCTGACGACACACGCGCTGGAACGGGCTGATGAGGGCCTCCGGGCACCGTTCGCGCTCGCCATCTGGTCGGCGAGCGTGGCGGCTGTGCTCATCTACCTGTTGCCCGCCGGCGGAACTGTCCGGACCGTCCTCGTCGCATCACTGCTGATCCTGGCACCGCTCGCCGCCCTCGCCTCCGCGCTCGCCGCCGCACGGGCGGTTTCCCGCGCCATGGCGGGCCCCTGGATCATGCTGGCCGCCGCCGGTGCGGTCGCCGCTCTGGGGCAGATGCACTGGCACGACGTCGGCCAGCCCATGGAGAGCTGGCACGCCCTGGTGGACGTTGCGTCCATCACGCTCGTCGCCCTCGGACTCGGCTGGATCCTCCACCAGCGCGATCGCGAACGCATCATAGAGATCGCCCTCGACGGCGGACTCGTGCTCGGCACCGCAACCGTCCTGACCCTGCGTTGGTCCCCCGCCGTCCGGACCGTCCTGGCAGGCAGCGGCGAATGGTCCGGGCCCGAGCAGATCGGCGCCTTCGCCGCTCCCATCGCCGCCGGCTGCGCATTCCTCTTCGGCATGGTGCTCCTGCTCGTCCGCGGCATCTCACCGGCCGCCGTCGCTGCCGCCGCCATTGCAGCCGCCACCGCCGGCTTCGGCTTCAGCATCGCGCCGCTCGCACTCGGTATGGGCCCCTGCTGCGGCGCCGCGGATCCCGCCGGTCTCGCCTTCGTCCTCGCGTGGTTCAGCCTCGCATACGCAGGATTTCGCGTTCAGACCGTCGGCCCCGGTGCGTTCCTCAGCGATGGCAACGGGACCGCCGGCAGACGCCTCCGTATGGTCGTCGCGCCCGCCGTCGCCGTCGTCATGGGCGGCGTCATCATCGATTCCACACGCACCGGCCCCCTCCACAGCGTCACGGCGTTCGCGCTGGCCCTGCTCGGCCTCATCCTCGCACTCCGGGTGAGTCAGCTGCTGCACGATACACGTACACAGTCGGCCGAGCGCGTGCAGCTCGCCCAGAGCCGCACCATGATCGAAGTCAGTCAGGCGCTCGCAGGGACGACCAGCCTCGACGAGACCCTCGACCTCATCACGCAGCACGCCGTACGACTCCTGCGCGGCCGGGCGGCCATCATCGAACTGCTCACTCCGGATCGCAGGCACCTGGAGTTTTTCGCCGTGCACGGGCTCCCGCGCGACCTGCTGCACCTGCGCTTCCCGGTGGACGGCAGCTTCACGGGCTGGGTGGTGGCCCATGGCAGGGCGCGCACCGCCGTCGATCCCCATACGGACCCATACATCCAGGTGGAGGCACTGCCATACCTCGACCGGTCTCCGATCGCTGCCGCCCCGCTCTGCTACCGCGATGTCACGCTGGGCGCGCTGTCGTGTGTGGGGAGTTACCCGTTCGATGAGGCGGATCTGGCGCTGCTCACGGCGCTGGCGGACCAGGCGGCCGTCGCGATCGAGAACGCGCGGCTTTTCGAGCAGGTACACCAGCTGTCGATGACGGACCCGCTGACGGGTCTGCCCAACCGCCGGCAGCTGGAGCGTGATCTGGCAAGGGAGTTCTCCGCTGCCGGCCGCGGACGCGGCCTGGCTGTCGTAATGTTCGACCTGAACGGATTCAAGATGTATAACGATCGCCACGGTCACGTGGCGGGCGACGAGGTCCTTCGCATGTTCAGCCGCGCCCTGGCAGGCGAGACCCGTGCGATGAACCTCGCCGCCCGCTACGGTGGAGACGAGTTCATCGCCCTGCTGACGGATACGGACGCGCCCGGCGCCCGCGCGTTCATCGCACGCCTGCGCCGTGCATTCCCCGGTCCCGGCGTTACCGATCTCGATTTCTCGGCCGGGTACGCGGTTTTCGACCCCGCCATGCGGACACCGGAGGACCTCGTCGCGGCGGCTGATCGCGCGCTGTACGACGCCAAGTCGCGCAAGCCATTGCCCGCCGGCGGCTGA